DNA from Prunus persica cultivar Lovell chromosome G6, Prunus_persica_NCBIv2, whole genome shotgun sequence:
aaaataaaaaatatatttttttaaatctttgcatgacgtaatccaacATTTCGTAgcctaaaccaatttatttttgttttttattttgtatgcataacacttaagaaattaaacagtatatatatttattaagtagctttaaatttattattttagatcggatcggatttttgttagaaaaatatattattgttgttcagattgggtttttgttagaaaatatatattttaaattgacaatcgaattagttcattgtattcatatagggtcaaggagtgtagctgtaaaaaatcatcaaaatcggagttaaaataaccgttaaatcgtgatttttcattataaccgtcgaaaatttttgtcccattacttgatctctgaatgtttatttttttcgatttttggcatatatgatctcgaagtataaacaaacaagtttgacggttggatcgttgaaactagttttggtgaatgcatatgccatcaaaacaatatattcactaacaattaagagtttatttatatgttcgttaaatataacataagattttgtggtatccactagtgtaaatattttatattgaagatcaaattcagtcattgtattcatatagggtcaaggagtgtagctgtaaaaaatcatcaaaatcggagttaaaataaccattaaatcatgatttttcatttataaccgtaaaaaagttttgtcccgttacttgatctctgaatgtttatttttttcgatttttggcgtatatgatctcgaagtataaacaaacaaatttgacggttggatcgttgaaactagtttcgcaGAATGTGTATaccatcaaaataatatattcactaacaattaagagttttttttatactttcgttaaatataacataagattttgtggtatccactagtgtaaatatttttaattgaagatcaaattcagtcattgtattcatatatggTCAAGGaatgtagctgtaaaaaaaaatcatcaaaatcggagttaaaataaccgttaaatcgtaatttttcatttataaccatcgaaaagttttgtcccattactagatctctgaatgtttgttttttgtgatttttgggatatacgatcttgaagtatatacaaacaagtctgatggttggatcgttgaatggtgtgtgtatatatatttatttattaagtagctttaaatttatttattttgtacgtataacacttaagaaattgaatagtatatatatttattaagcagCTTTAACCTtacttatattttaaattgtaaaataaaataattttatttttattattcataacaattatttttataaatattgtgctacgaatcaatttttcttctctcaaaagtttgcgcgaccaacagtttgtcgcgcaaaactctaaaaatttggatgggtaccaaaaatgggacacgggattttttttattttaaaaatttagactttgcgcgaccaatattttttgtcgctctaaactttgcgcgaccaatatatatttttcgtcttgcaaaaatttgggcgggtaccaaaaatcggacgcgggaatttttttagactttgcgcgaccaatatgtatttttcgtcgcgcaaaaatttaaaaattttggcgggtaccaaaaatgggacgaggggatttttatttttttaaaataatttttttagactttgcgcgaccaatatatatttttcgtcgcgcaaaaatttaaaaattttggcgggtaccaaaaatgggacgcggggatttttatttttttaaaataatttttttagactttgcgcgaccaatactcctatattcgtcgcgcaaaagtttgcaCGACcaatattccaatatttttcgtcgcgcaaacctttgcgcgaccaacaatatttttcttcgcgcaaagtgatacggtttttaaaaccgaaataactcctccaccattttctcaatgtctttctctactcttacctctcctttctctttccctctccccaaatcccaccatttctctcactcactcctctcacttaatctctcatctctctcttcactatctctcactctctcttcactatctctcactctctctcactcactctctcatctctctatcactatcttctctaattctctcacgctcacttctccctctcattctcactcactctcaatcttgccaaaaggtatattctctccaaattttaaatttttttcattaatatgtgtttttggagttacttttgagtttgtgtgggttttggggttgagtaaaggggagggattggagtttgggttggatttgtggtataacaattttaggggagattatgccttctttttttttttttttggttatttgaccatatttgtttttttgtagggaatcatcgagactttgacggctaaagttgaggattaggaagctatcaaaacatatcctccgccactaccaccacaatacgcttgtattaggattttattattgtactttgttaatttatgtgtacattttgaatattatatatatatttattggataatttgatcactatttttcatatgtaattttattttgaatatgtcaatttaaattaaagtaattaaaaaaatcatacaattaaattaaatttaaaaagtaaaaacttgaaaaaattaatatcaatttaaattaaagtaattttaaaaagaaatcatacaattaaattaaatttaaaaagtaaaaatttgaataaattaatataaattaattaatattaaagaaataataaaacaaaaagtcaaaaaccttgcgcgacaaaatatttcgtagcgcaaactattaaattagtttattttaaattaaaaaaatttaaaacaaaaaatatttcgtcgcgcaaatatttgtgCGACGttagtattcgtcgcgcaaaactcaaaaaatttgggcgggtaccaaaaattgtACGCgggaatttgttatttttttaaaatttttttgaagactttgcgcgaccaatgtttttcgtcgcgcaaaactttgcgcgaccaatgtatttCGTTGAGCACAACTTTGCgctaccaatatttttcgtcgcgcaaagtcactttgcgcaaccaatattttttcgtcgcgcaaagtcgctTTGCGtgaccaatgaaaaaacttcgtcgcgcaaagtctttcttcacgatctttgcgcgacgaaatttctgtcgcgctgaaatttgtgcgactacaatgtattttgcgcgacgaaattctcttcgtcgcgcaaagtgtaaaatgtagtagtgtacCCAAAGCCTTGCATCCGAAGCTTCGATTTTTCTGGTTGTTTATTAGTGATATTCTCATTCAAAATATgtcatatgtaatttttttaataaattaattattcttTGTTACAGCTGGACTTAATTTTTATCCGttgaaataaattagaaaaattaaaaagaaaggagaataTCCCAGCAATTCTATTCTACCCGCACGCCACCCCTCTGTCGTCTTCTTCCGACTGCCATCAACAGTCATTAGTCACACAAGTAAGAGAGCCAAATCCCCATAGCCTAATAAATTGTTGCAACCAGGAAACTTCGTCATCATTTTCAATGAATCTTAATATCTGATGGAGATATTAGATCCAATAACAATCACCtttccatatcaatttcatgCTAGTCAACTTGTAGCCTGTTTGTTATAGACCCACCTCCTATCCACATCTGCTAGTGAGACCTTCATcaatgataaaatatacatggATCTTGGGGTAGTCACCAAAAGGTTGAGAAAATTGCagaacacagagagagagagagagagagagagagagagagagagagatgaaagaGAGGGAGGGGGCATCGACCAGAGCGGCGGTGTGGGGTAGGCTTGTTGGGGTGGGCTGtggctattttttttttctttccattgtttattttcttaattttattttaaagggtAAAAATTAGGTTAAAGTGCAGTTGTGAAATAAAGTTTGAgttgttaaaaaagaaaaaaagacacaTGGCATATTTTGACTGGGAGTATCACTAGCTGACGTGTAATACGGTACTACTTTATAATTTCTTCATTGGGTGGCTTGAGGAAATTTTTAGTCATAAGGAAATGGATTTCCTTGTTGGAATTTCAAGAGCTTAGTTTTGAGTATATTTGGaagctctcaatgaaagcaccaacatgtttgtgcaaatttcCTCTGGGGAGAATATTCGTGGATGAATCTTCTCTTTGTAACCTATTATTTTCCATTTAAGGAGGGAATAATTCTCCTTAAAGAGAATTATTCATTTCTTGAATAATTTGATTGAGggaatttatgaaatttattcCCTCAACTTAAATAGGTAACTTCcctattaaatatattattaaacttGATTtcgtggagagagagagagagagagagtaatttttgggatttttccGAGTGAAGAAGAGTTATCTTATTTGTGTCctccatttattttcttttctcataacattcattttaaaattacGGGTCTTGATTAATTGGATTGAGGGAATTTATggaaggaaataaatagattGAGGGAAGTTATGGAAGGAAATAAGTAGATTGAGGGAATTTATGGAATTTATTCCCTCAACCTAAATAGGTAACTctcatattaaatatattattaaatcaGAATCTTGATTTGCATAATATATTCTTAGGGTTTGCacattttccacgtggcgCCTCCTGATTGGTTGTCAAATTTATTTGCTCCCACAGTTGgcctttgagattagattgcatatacttcATTGGGGTTAGTTTTATCAtttgcataaattttttttttcaatgaaatcatcaatttttggacaaacaatAAACGAAAAGGGGTTTGTGAAAATAAACTCAAATATCATGAGGTGTTCGTGTAATTTTTGAGACTTGagggggttttgtgaaaacacaagaaacctcagggggtgttagtgtaaatattgctgaagtgtgagagaaattatTAACGTTGATATTTTATGATATTATCGATACTTATATGTGTATGGATATATTCCAAATATTCTATAcctaaaaaaacaataataacatCAATATTTCAtcgatattattgatattttattcCTTGCACATAATTATAAATTGACCAAACTCCAGAtccataacccaaaaaaaagaaaagagaagttcAATGGAGAAAGCACAAAGAGACCGCAAAGCTCATTGTTTGGTCTTGCCCTTTCCAATCCTCCAAGGCCACGTCAATCCCATGCTCCAATTCTCTAAGCTTTTACATCATAAAGGAATCAAAGTCACACTGGTCACAACCATTTTTGTCCACAACACATTAATGCATGGATCATCAGGATCCAGCTGCATTGCTCTGGAAACCATTTCAGATGGCTATGACCAAGGCTGGAGGGAAGAAGCTGAAGGCATCGATGCCTACTTAGAGCGCTTCTGGCAAGTAGGACCTAAAACTCTAGGCCAGCTCATTGAGAAGCTTTCAAACTCAGGCTTCCCAGTTGACTGCATTGTTTATGATTCAATGGTGCCCTGGTCTTTAGATGTTGCCAAGAAATATGGGATTGCTGGGGCCTCTTTCTTAACTCAATCTTGTGCTGTTGACAATATTTTGTACCATGTCCACAAAGGATTGCTCAAACTTCCTGTTGTTGATGACCAGTCGGAAATTTCACTTCCTGGGTTGCCACCACTTCAATTTTTGGACATGCCATCTTTTCTCTATGATTCTGGGTCTTACCCTGGTATCTATAAAGTGGTTGTGGGTCAGTTCTCCAACATTCACAAAGCTGATTGGGTCCTATGCAACTCATTTTATGAGTTGGAAGAACAAGTAAGTACCTGAgaaagttttgtgtttttcagtcattttcaatctttataggtttttttatgtgattttcatgtttcaaattttttgttgttgctattTTGGTAATGCTAGGATTACATTTTTAGATCACATCAATGCTTCACATGATTAGGACCAGTTTGTAATTAACATAGTGGCTGAAGGTGGATTTGATGTTTTATGCATGATTTTGTACGGTTTATTTTTCTGGTGCTGAGTTTACTAGTTCTTGAATAATCACTTTTATTGGCGATGACAACTAATCTCACCCCCAATACTCTCTAATAGTGaatgagattatatgtaacaaATAGTAAAGATATAAGTAATTATTGTGTGGTGTTGGAATATAGTAACCTAGTATAATAGTTTATGTGTAATAATATGAATCTTGTTGTCTACCCACATTCACGTGCACTACATGATAGCACAAATAACAAAGACAAAGGAGATAAAACAAACTGATGACTTTTGTAGTGGATGTACATGTACATGTAAATGGAACCACAAATTCCACTCTGCAACCCACCTCCATATCTAGAGCTAAATTGGCCAAACCCATATTCCACAAACTAGATCAATGGAGAAAAGGCAGAGATCAGACTCTAAAGCTCACTGTTTGGTCTTCCCCTATCCCAACCTACAAGGCCATATCAATCCCATGCTCCAATTTTCTAAGCTTTTACATCACAAAGGGGTCAAAGTCACATTTGTTTCTACCATTTTTGCCTACAACAAATTAATGCAAAAAACATCAGGATGCAGTTATATTCCCCTAGAGACCATTTCAGATGGGCATGACCAAGGAGGGAAAGCCCATGCAGAGAGTGTAGAGGCCTACTTGGAGCGCTTCTGGCAAGTGGGTTCACAAACTCTGGCTCAGCTCATTGAGAAGCTTTTAAGCTCAGAATACCCAGTTGATTGTATTGTTTATGATTCAATGATGCCTTGGTCTTTAGATGTTGCCAAGAAATATGGGATTGTTGGGGCTTCTTTCTTCACTCAATCTTGTGCTGTGGACAGTATTTTGTACCATGTCCACAAAGGATTGTTCAAACTTCCTGTTGTTGATGACCAGTCTGAAATTTCACTTCCTGGGTTGCCACCACTTAAACTTTTTGACATGCCATCTTTTGTATATGATTTTGGGTCTTACCCTGCCATCTTTAAAATGGTTGTGGGTCAGTTCTCCAATGTCGAGAAAGCTGATTGGGTGCTCTGCAACACATTTTATGAGTTGGAAAAACAAGTAAGTACATGGGAAAAGCTGTGTTTTAGTAATTTCATTTGGCTTCAATATGAATCTTAAGTTTcagaaacaattttttttaatgtcaaagttttaaaaactaattgCTATTTTGATAATGTCAGGATCACACATTTTTAGATCACATTAGTGAATAACATAATGGCAATTAACACAGCACTTGTCATAACTAGCTTGtacttctccctctcttttttttaagtgaTGACTTTAATACAAGGTCAATGTGCATGTGCAAGAAAATGTGTGGAAAAATCAAAGCATGAAGATTACCTATATCTAAATTGGCTAACTCCAGATCTAGATCTAAATTGGCCAAACCAAACCCATCTTCCACAAAGTTCATCTTACAAAGCTCATTGTTTGGTCTTACCTTTTCCTACTCAACAAGGCCATATTAATCCCATGCTCCAATTTTCCAAGCTTTTAAATCAAAAAGGGGTCAAAATCACACTGGTCACTACCATTTTTGACTACAACACAATTATGGAAAAATCATCAGGATCTGATAGTTACAATGCCCTAGAGACCATTTCAGATTGTTATGACCAGGGTGGAATTAGACATGCTCAGAGTGTAGAGGCCTATTTGGAGAGCCTTTGTCAAGTGGGTTCACAAACTCTAGCTCAGCTCCTTGTGAAGCTTTCAAGCTCAGGGTGCCCAGTTATTGATTGCATTGTTTATGATGCATTCCTGCATTGGCCTTTAGATGTTGCCAACAAGTTTGGTATATTTGGGGCTATTTTCTTCACTCAGTCTTGTGCTGTTAACAACATTTTGTACCATGTCTACAAAGGTGAACTCAAACTTCCTCTTAGTCAGTCTCAAATTTTGCTTCCTGGGTTGCCTCGACTTGTCCCTTCTGACATGCCATCCTATGTGTATGAATTGGGGACTTACCCTGCTGTCTATAAAATGCTTGTGGGTCAGTTTCCAAATGTTGAAAAAGCTGACTGGGTTCTATGCAGCTAAGTTTAGGTATGATTTTGatgtttcattttattttatatattttgcttAAAATATGCACAGGTGGTGGATTGGATGGCTACGTTTCTGCCATTGAAGACCATTGGACCAACCATACCATCCCATTACTTGGACAAGAGACTTGAGGATGACAAACAATATGGTGTCAGCCTCTTCAACACCAACAATGATGCCTGCATGAAATGGCTAAATGAGCAGCCAAAAGGGTCGGTTGCTTACGTCGCGTTTGGCAGCGCAGCACAACTTGGAGTTGAGCAAATGGAGGAACTGGCTTGGGGTTTGAGGAGGAGCAAAAGCAAGTTTTTGTGGGTGGTTAGAGAAGCAGAAGCAGCAAAGCTCCCAAAGGGGTTTGTGGAGGAGACATCAGAGAAGGGTTTGGTGGTTTCATGGTGCCCCCAGCTTGAAGTTTTGGCAAATGAGGCTGTTGGGTGCTTCATATCACATTGTGGTTGGAATTCTACTTTGGAGGCCTTCAGTTTGGGGGTGCCAGTTGTGGCATTGCCACAATGGACCGACCAAAGCACAAATGCCAAGTTTATTATGGATGTGTGGAAAATTGGGGTCAAGGCTTTGGCTGATGAGAAAGGAGTGGTTAGGCAGGAAGAAGTAGAGCATTGCATAAGTGAAATaatggagggagagagagggaaagaaatGCAAAGGAAAGCCCTTGAGTGGAAAGAACTGGCTAGAAAGGCAGTGGATGAAGGTGGAAGTTCAAGCAATAATATTGATGAGTTCATTTCAAAGCTGGTCTTATCAAGAGAGAAAAGGTGTGCTTGTGAAAAATAGCATGTGGTTTTAAGGTTAAAGTTCGAATCATCTCCTCTGTTGACgtcttttataataaaaagaaataaaactaGACAAGTGAGTCAATTAAAAAGTAGATTACAGATGCTCTAAAATGATGAAATTTCATTGTAACGAGGACGGTGGAACTCAATATTCTGTAGCTATTGTATTAGAAAACCATTGTTGATTTACAGTGAATACCTGAAACAAGATGTTGGTTtatcactttttctttttatatgcTTTTTAGTATAGATCATACCATTAGTCAAAGCTTTGTGCGTGCAACAAGGATAGTGAATCACTTAatcatctttttttattttataaattggtGTTTACTATTATATAAATTGGTATAATATAATACAATATTGTACTTACAAATTTACCTATATATCTTGTATATATCCAATACAGGTagataaattattttcacaatatacctataaatGTGTTGGCTTTAATACACCTGCAATATCCATAATAGGTAAATTACAAGTTATATTATTGCATAATAGAAAATTATTAGTAAATTATATCCAAGATgcatttataaaatttgagtatattatttaaataataagtaaattcatactaggtacattatttttggtaaaagaaataataagtatgtaattttttcaacataaaattgtatgtatactattatatttataaaataataaaataatagataatTAATCACGTATACTTCATAAGTAAATAAACCGATTAGGTGTGTTAAATCTGAATTTATTgttacattttaaaaaaagtttccaAATTAATTCCTATATCGATTTGGAGATATTTCCAAATTAAACGTGTGTCATTAGTTACAATccaattaaaatttgtttctataTTGGTTcctatattatattacatgAGGGAATCTCTCCCTCCTCGTGTAACCATATAAGGTTATTGGTACTCCCTGTGGTATGGCATTGTAATCATTTTAGAGCAATTAACGTACGGATGTTAAAGATGAATAAATTTCGGTTTTTATGTGATTGATAGGGTACATCTCTGCTTGAATGCTCACCTGATCGACATGTTTTCTGAGTAAAACATAAACGGTTTACCtcataaaacaaatttattttcattatctATGTGTTAACTGCTTCCTCATGTCTTAATTTTCTCCACATTGTAATTATCATTCGTCAT
Protein-coding regions in this window:
- the LOC18775379 gene encoding UDP-glycosyltransferase 74F2 isoform X1, which encodes MEKRQRSDSKAHCLVFPYPNLQGHINPMLQFSKLLHHKGVKVTFVSTIFAYNKLMQKTSGCSYIPLETISDGHDQGGKAHAESVEAYLERFWQVGSQTLAQLIEKLLSSEYPVDCIVYDSMMPWSLDVAKKYGIVGASFFTQSCAVDSILYHVHKGLFKLPVVDDQSEISLPGLPPLKLFDMPSFVYDFGSYPAIFKMVVGQFSNVEKADWVLCNTFYELEKQVVDWMATFLPLKTIGPTIPSHYLDKRLEDDKQYGVSLFNTNNDACMKWLNEQPKGSVAYVAFGSAAQLGVEQMEELAWGLRRSKSKFLWVVREAEAAKLPKGFVEETSEKGLVVSWCPQLEVLANEAVGCFISHCGWNSTLEAFSLGVPVVALPQWTDQSTNAKFIMDVWKIGVKALADEKGVVRQEEVEHCISEIMEGERGKEMQRKALEWKELARKAVDEGGSSSNNIDEFISKLVLSREKRCACEK
- the LOC18775379 gene encoding UDP-glycosyltransferase 74G1 isoform X2, giving the protein MEKAQRDRKAHCLVLPFPILQGHVNPMLQFSKLLHHKGIKVTLVTTIFVHNTLMHGSSGSSCIALETISDGYDQGWREEAEGIDAYLERFWQVGPKTLGQLIEKLSNSGFPVDCIVYDSMVPWSLDVAKKYGIAGASFLTQSCAVDNILYHVHKGLLKLPVVDDQSEISLPGLPPLQFLDMPSFLYDSGSYPGIYKVVVGQFSNIHKADWVLCNSFYELEEQVVDWMATFLPLKTIGPTIPSHYLDKRLEDDKQYGVSLFNTNNDACMKWLNEQPKGSVAYVAFGSAAQLGVEQMEELAWGLRRSKSKFLWVVREAEAAKLPKGFVEETSEKGLVVSWCPQLEVLANEAVGCFISHCGWNSTLEAFSLGVPVVALPQWTDQSTNAKFIMDVWKIGVKALADEKGVVRQEEVEHCISEIMEGERGKEMQRKALEWKELARKAVDEGGSSSNNIDEFISKLVLSREKRCACEK